A genomic segment from Odocoileus virginianus isolate 20LAN1187 ecotype Illinois unplaced genomic scaffold, Ovbor_1.2 Unplaced_Contig_19, whole genome shotgun sequence encodes:
- the SERPINB1 gene encoding leukocyte elastase inhibitor, whose protein sequence is MEQLSAANTRFAVDLFLTLTEHNPAGNIFISPFSISSALAMVFLGARGDTAAQISKALHFEGVEEIHSGFQSLNADINKHGAPYTLKLANRLFGEKSYNFLPEFLASTQKMYNAELASVDFVQASEDARKTINEWVKGQTDGKIPELLASGMVGSLTKLVLVNAIYFKGNWQEKFMVEATKDAPFRLNKKETKTVKMMYQKNKFPFGYIKDLKCRVLELPYKGKDLSMVILLPDDIQDEATGLKKIEQQLTLEKLREWTRPESLDLLEVRVQLPRFTLEESYDLREPLARLGAPDLFSSKADLSGMSGARDLFISKVVHKSVVDVNEEGTEAAAATGAVAEFAMLLPEEEFVADHPFIFFIQHKASSHILFLGRLSSP, encoded by the exons ATGGAGCAGCTGAGTGCAGCAAACACCCGCTTCGCCGTGGACCTGTTCCTCACCCTGACCGAGCACAATCCTGCTGGAAACATCTTCATCTCGCCCTTCAGCATCTCGTCAGCGCTGGCCATGGTCTTTCTGGGGGCCAGAGGCGACACCGCGGCACAGATTTCCAAG gcTCTCCATTTCGAAGGGGTTGAGGAGATTCATTCAGGATTTCAGAGTCTGAATGCTGATATCAACAAGCATGGTGCGCCCTACACTCTGAAACTCGCCAACAGGTTATTCGGAGAGAAAAGCTACAATTTCCTCCCT GAGTTCTTAGCGTCAACTCAGAAAATGTACAATGCTGAGCTGGCCAGTGTGGACTTTGTGCAGGCCTCCGAGGATGCAAGGAAGACCATTAACGAGTGGGTCAAAGGGCAGACGGACG GGAAAATTCCGGAGCTCCTGGCCTCAGGTATGGTTGGCAGCTTGACGAAGCTGGTGCTGGTGAATGCCATCTATTTCAAAGGGAACTGGCAGGAGAAATTCATGGTGGAGGCCACCAAGGATGCGCCTTTCAGACTGAATAAG aaagaaacaaaaacggTGAAGATGATGTATCAGAAGAACAAGTTTCCCTTCGGCTACATCAAGGACCTCAAGTGCCGGGTGCTGGAGCTGCCTTACAAGGGCAAGGACCTCAGCATGGTCATCCTGCTGCCGGACGACATCCAGGATGAGGCCACGGGGTTGAAGAAG ATTGAACAACAGCTGACTCTGGAGAAGTTGCGGGAGTGGACCCGACCCGAGAGCCTGGACCTCCTCGAGGTCAGGGTCCAGCTGCCCAGGTTCACGCTGGAGGAGAGTTACGACCTCAGAGAGCCCCTGGCCCGCCTGGGTGCGCCGGATCTCTTCAGTAGTAAGGCGGACCTGTCCGGCATGTCGGGGGCCAGGGACCTCTTCATATCCAAGGTGGTCCACAAGTCCGTCGTGGACGTGAACGAGGAAGGCACGGAGGCGGCGGCCGCCACGGGGGCCGTCGCCGAGTTCGCCATGCTGCTGCCAGAGGAGGAGTTCGTTGCCGACCACCCTTTCATCTTCTTCATCCAGCACAAGGCCTCCTCGCACATCCTGTTTCTAGGCAGGCTTTCCTCTCCGTAG